Within Candidatus Palauibacter australiensis, the genomic segment CGATGTCCTCCACGACCTCTCGAACTTCTTCGCCCGCCTCGTTCCGGAAGGCGACCCCCGCTACCGGCACACGATGGAGGGGCCGGATGACATGCCGGCCCACATCCGGTCGGCCCTGACCCAGACGCACCTGGCGATCCCGATGCTCGACGGTGCGCCGGCCCTGGGAACCTGGCAGGGGATCTTCCTCTTCGAACACCGGAGCCGTCCCCACCGGCGAACCGTCGTGCTGCACGCCCTCGGCCAGTAGAGGGCCCTAACGAAGACGCGGCTCCAGCTGCGAGGTGGGGCCGTATCTGCCGATCGCTCCGAAGTCGAGGCCAACGACAGACTCACCCGCAACCGCATCCCGCTCGAAGACGATGAAG encodes:
- a CDS encoding secondary thiamine-phosphate synthase enzyme YjbQ, whose amino-acid sequence is MKQFVRQLGVETRGKGLYEITRPVLEWTVGLEIETGMLTVYIRHTSASLTIQENADPDVLHDLSNFFARLVPEGDPRYRHTMEGPDDMPAHIRSALTQTHLAIPMLDGAPALGTWQGIFLFEHRSRPHRRTVVLHALGQ